From a region of the Corallococcus coralloides DSM 2259 genome:
- a CDS encoding GDSL-type esterase/lipase family protein — MSLKPTSTGWTLAFTVLLAVGLSLAPLPEKYRPLPSLRQEGPLGPKLAAIALPASLRGVKAPRPPSDTMVPDAPPAAVADADTAANDTDPQAGPQVGEAPAVPGIGLEELSAPTLATARELEALRERMGAKHVDIELNCRKARADGTCEEDGLAPFMKALGDLRADTRRTPVRVVHLGDSLIASDYVTDVVRDRLQERFGSGGPGFLYIHRLASAGRATRAGTASTDGWKMERLVDTHWPKDRVGWTGVAFSTNGPAQSTRYSVEGAREAELFFLAQPANGSVQVAVDGKNTQRIQTRAFGSKAEAAFARLKLPEGAKTLTLTASGKTELHGVSVESGTPGVVYDTVGLLGGMAEVYLRAQPQAFRAQLKHRKPSLVVLMVGGNEAFFLSRDRTTLDEVRSQMKELVSRVRTAVPDAACLVMSPIDAGVRTLSGEVITRRHSAEVAEVFREEARAGGCAFYDTLAAMGGEGSALKWLESGLMLEDLVHPRVRGSNLLGHLFDLALQRTFARTHPPRVPGTDRTGLRDATPALRRTFESLARRESGAKLRVGIAQLGASHTAAHYFSDKVRDALTKRFGDAGRGFIAAGKPSSRLEAARVTRTLDGAWTVEDAKSTPGGVSGTLWGLTGIRAVGAPGASLGISFCEGCAEDKNRQGRLDLYALDAPGAAAPEITVDGEEIPPEAPPPEPLTQPTVRIRSFPVTGVAHSVQVKVPEGGGSATVLGASLEYDVPGLVYDALGLPGATAFTARDMDAPAMDAQLSARRPDLLVFWYGTNEAELPGLDADGLRQDYAALISRMRKATNAECLVIGPTDRLQQDANGRWDEAPSLAKVLNTLPQVAKDAGCAYWSARAAMGGERSMQRWQRQPEPLGHADGVHLTPQGYAVLANAFVKDLMAAYESTKKGGEPTASAAGAP, encoded by the coding sequence TTGAGCCTCAAACCCACATCCACCGGATGGACGCTGGCCTTCACCGTGCTGCTGGCGGTGGGGTTGTCCCTGGCGCCATTGCCGGAGAAGTACCGCCCCCTCCCCAGCCTTCGTCAGGAAGGTCCGCTCGGGCCCAAGCTGGCGGCGATCGCGCTGCCCGCGTCCCTGCGCGGCGTGAAGGCCCCGCGCCCTCCCTCGGACACGATGGTCCCGGACGCTCCGCCCGCCGCGGTCGCGGATGCGGACACGGCCGCCAACGACACGGATCCGCAGGCGGGCCCGCAGGTGGGGGAAGCCCCCGCCGTGCCCGGCATCGGCCTGGAGGAGCTGAGCGCCCCCACGCTGGCGACCGCGCGGGAGCTGGAGGCGCTGCGCGAGCGGATGGGCGCGAAGCACGTGGACATCGAGCTCAACTGCCGCAAGGCGCGCGCGGACGGGACGTGTGAAGAGGACGGCCTGGCGCCGTTCATGAAGGCGCTGGGAGATTTGCGCGCGGACACGCGGCGCACGCCGGTGCGGGTGGTGCATCTGGGCGATTCGCTGATCGCCTCCGACTACGTCACGGACGTGGTGCGCGACCGGCTCCAGGAGCGCTTTGGTTCGGGCGGTCCGGGCTTCCTCTACATCCACCGGCTGGCGAGCGCCGGCCGCGCCACGCGCGCGGGCACCGCGAGCACGGACGGATGGAAGATGGAGCGGCTGGTGGACACGCACTGGCCCAAGGACCGCGTGGGCTGGACGGGCGTGGCCTTCTCCACGAACGGCCCCGCGCAGTCCACGCGCTACTCCGTGGAGGGCGCGCGCGAGGCGGAGTTGTTCTTCCTGGCCCAGCCCGCGAACGGCTCCGTGCAGGTGGCGGTGGACGGAAAGAACACGCAGCGCATCCAGACGCGCGCGTTCGGTTCCAAGGCGGAAGCGGCCTTCGCCCGGCTCAAGCTTCCCGAGGGCGCCAAGACGCTGACGCTCACCGCGAGCGGCAAGACGGAGCTGCACGGCGTCTCCGTGGAGTCGGGCACGCCGGGCGTCGTCTACGACACGGTGGGCCTGCTGGGCGGCATGGCGGAGGTGTACCTGCGCGCGCAGCCCCAGGCGTTCCGCGCGCAGCTCAAGCACCGCAAGCCGTCGCTGGTGGTGTTGATGGTGGGCGGCAACGAGGCGTTCTTCCTCTCGCGCGACCGCACCACGCTGGACGAGGTCCGCTCGCAGATGAAGGAGCTGGTGTCGCGCGTGCGCACGGCGGTGCCGGACGCGGCGTGCCTCGTCATGTCGCCCATCGACGCGGGCGTGCGCACGCTGAGCGGCGAGGTGATCACCCGCCGGCACTCGGCGGAGGTGGCGGAGGTGTTCCGAGAGGAGGCGCGCGCGGGAGGCTGCGCCTTCTACGACACGCTGGCGGCGATGGGCGGCGAGGGCTCCGCGCTCAAGTGGCTGGAGTCCGGCCTGATGCTGGAGGACCTGGTGCACCCGCGCGTGCGCGGCTCCAACCTGCTGGGCCACCTGTTCGACCTGGCGTTGCAGCGGACCTTCGCGCGCACGCATCCGCCGCGCGTGCCGGGCACGGACAGGACCGGCCTGCGGGACGCGACCCCGGCGCTGCGCCGCACGTTCGAGTCCCTGGCCCGCCGGGAGTCCGGCGCGAAGCTGCGCGTGGGCATCGCGCAGCTGGGCGCGTCGCACACGGCGGCGCACTACTTCTCCGACAAGGTCCGCGACGCGCTGACGAAGCGCTTCGGTGACGCGGGCCGGGGCTTCATCGCTGCGGGCAAGCCGTCCTCCCGGCTGGAGGCGGCGCGCGTGACGCGCACACTGGACGGCGCGTGGACGGTGGAGGACGCGAAGAGCACGCCTGGAGGCGTCTCCGGAACCCTCTGGGGTCTCACCGGCATCCGCGCGGTGGGCGCGCCGGGCGCGAGCCTGGGCATCTCCTTCTGCGAAGGCTGCGCGGAGGACAAGAACCGCCAGGGCCGGCTGGACCTGTACGCGCTGGACGCGCCGGGGGCCGCGGCGCCTGAAATCACGGTGGATGGAGAAGAGATTCCGCCGGAAGCCCCGCCGCCGGAGCCACTGACGCAGCCGACGGTGCGCATCCGTTCGTTCCCGGTGACGGGCGTGGCGCACTCGGTCCAGGTGAAGGTGCCGGAGGGTGGCGGGAGCGCGACGGTGCTGGGCGCGTCGTTGGAGTACGACGTGCCGGGGCTGGTGTACGACGCGCTGGGGTTGCCCGGCGCCACGGCCTTCACGGCGCGGGACATGGATGCGCCGGCGATGGACGCGCAGCTGTCCGCGCGCCGTCCGGACCTGCTGGTGTTCTGGTACGGCACCAACGAGGCGGAGCTGCCGGGGCTGGACGCGGACGGGCTGCGCCAGGACTACGCGGCGTTGATTTCACGCATGCGTAAGGCGACGAACGCGGAGTGCCTGGTCATCGGGCCCACGGACCGGCTCCAGCAGGACGCGAACGGCCGGTGGGACGAGGCGCCGTCGCTGGCGAAGGTGTTGAACACGCTGCCGCAGGTGGCGAAGGACGCGGGCTGCGCGTACTGGTCCGCGCGCGCGGCGATGGGTGGTGAGCGTTCCATGCAGCGCTGGCAGCGCCAGCCGGAGCCGCTGGGCCACGCGGACGGGGTGCACCTGACGCCGCAGGGCTACGCGGTGCTGGCGAACGCGTTCGTGAAGGACCTGATGGCGGCGTACGAGTCCACGAAGAAGGGCGGCGAGCCGACGGCCTCCGCCGCGGGAGCGCCCTGA